A part of Flavobacteriaceae bacterium GSB9 genomic DNA contains:
- a CDS encoding glycosyltransferase family 4 protein — protein MNILHLSGVSNWGGGEYHIENLCTELAETNPEINNIVFCVKNGPFHQRLKNTDIHYITAPLAIKIDLRFSLKLGRICKAKKIDLIHIHDTTAIQLAIITDKLYKLPPFIFSKKTSFEIKQRKKTLYKYNYPKIKKILCVSEETKTVSKKAIVDHSKLVTIYHGTNLKTKSDQTPFNLRHKFSIGKDKIIIGNVANHIRAKHLDTWVNVANKIVNEKNKSNFMFIQLGTFTERTQPLLDRVKELNLSKHMLFLGYTPSASNFIPQFDISLMTSQSEGVPQFIYESMYHKTPVISTSVGGIPEIIKHGENGLLAPMHDYKQLSNLVLQLADHTEMKKQFTSKAYNNLIDKYTTSQMAQQTVKVYKEILNNV, from the coding sequence ATGAATATATTACATCTTTCGGGCGTATCAAATTGGGGCGGTGGAGAATACCACATTGAAAACTTATGTACAGAATTGGCCGAAACAAATCCTGAGATAAATAATATTGTATTTTGTGTGAAAAATGGTCCTTTTCACCAACGGTTAAAAAACACAGACATACATTATATCACAGCACCTTTAGCGATTAAGATAGATTTGAGGTTTTCATTAAAACTGGGGCGAATATGTAAAGCCAAAAAGATAGATTTAATTCATATCCACGATACAACCGCCATCCAATTGGCCATTATTACCGATAAATTATATAAATTACCTCCTTTTATATTTAGCAAAAAAACATCGTTCGAAATTAAGCAACGCAAAAAAACATTGTATAAATATAATTATCCAAAAATCAAAAAAATACTTTGTGTTTCGGAAGAAACCAAAACTGTTTCAAAAAAAGCCATTGTTGACCACAGCAAGCTGGTTACGATTTACCACGGCACCAATTTAAAAACCAAAAGCGACCAAACACCTTTTAATTTACGTCACAAATTTTCCATCGGTAAAGATAAAATAATTATAGGCAACGTTGCTAACCACATTAGAGCAAAACACCTAGACACTTGGGTTAACGTGGCAAATAAAATTGTGAATGAGAAGAATAAATCCAATTTCATGTTTATTCAATTAGGAACCTTTACCGAACGCACACAACCACTCTTAGACCGTGTAAAGGAATTGAATTTAAGTAAGCACATGCTTTTCTTAGGATACACACCAAGTGCTTCAAATTTTATCCCCCAATTCGATATATCATTGATGACTTCGCAAAGCGAAGGTGTCCCGCAGTTTATTTACGAATCGATGTACCACAAAACTCCTGTAATAAGCACCAGCGTTGGCGGAATTCCAGAAATTATTAAACATGGAGAAAACGGGCTGCTTGCACCGATGCACGATTATAAACAGTTATCAAATTTGGTTTTACAACTAGCTGACCATACTGAAATGAAAAAGCAATTTACTTCAAAGGCATACAACAATCTAATAGATAAATATACAACGAGCCAAATGGCACAACAAACAGTTAAAGTTTATAAAGAAATACTAAACAATGTCTAA
- a CDS encoding glycosyltransferase family 2 protein encodes MKDVSAVIINYNSSNFTINCINSILEKTSNDISFEIIVVDNASKPEDFQKLKKATDSIGFSNLKLVRSRYNTGFGGGNMYGVQFANGKHYAFINNDTVLQNDCLSIVLEFLESNKKAAICCPQQFNEKNEVQKSFDHFLSLKRELFGRKILEKTSPTTYPKRQKIYDKPLKVQSVPGSFLVVKAEPFHKIGGFDTNIFLYYEETDLCYRMAKNSQKGSSYLVPKARYTHFKGQSTEKSLAIKKELKISLLYVIRKNSGYCAYQILRWWLTLKSFFKMLFKPKRFRLFLMFLKGAPISDSLKQKQTISD; translated from the coding sequence ATGAAAGATGTTTCAGCTGTAATTATAAACTACAACTCTTCAAACTTTACCATCAACTGTATAAATTCCATTTTGGAAAAAACCTCAAATGACATCTCTTTTGAAATAATTGTAGTTGATAATGCCTCAAAACCTGAAGATTTTCAAAAGCTAAAAAAAGCGACAGACAGTATTGGTTTTTCGAATTTAAAATTAGTAAGGAGCAGATACAATACAGGTTTTGGGGGCGGTAATATGTACGGTGTCCAATTTGCAAATGGAAAACACTATGCCTTCATTAACAACGATACGGTTTTACAAAATGACTGTTTAAGTATTGTTTTAGAATTTCTTGAAAGTAACAAAAAGGCCGCTATTTGTTGTCCACAGCAATTCAACGAAAAGAACGAAGTACAAAAATCGTTCGATCACTTTTTAAGTTTGAAACGAGAGTTGTTTGGCCGAAAAATATTAGAAAAAACGAGCCCAACAACCTATCCTAAACGCCAAAAGATATACGATAAGCCCCTAAAAGTTCAAAGTGTACCGGGTTCGTTTTTGGTAGTAAAGGCCGAACCGTTTCATAAAATTGGCGGTTTCGATACGAATATTTTTTTATACTATGAAGAAACCGATTTGTGTTACCGCATGGCAAAAAACTCACAAAAAGGCAGTTCTTATTTAGTGCCCAAAGCAAGGTACACACATTTTAAAGGGCAAAGTACCGAAAAGAGTTTGGCTATTAAAAAAGAGCTAAAGATTTCGTTATTGTATGTTATACGAAAAAATTCGGGGTATTGTGCTTATCAAATTTTAAGATGGTGGCTCACTTTGAAGTCCTTTTTTAAAATGCTGTTTAAACCAAAGCGTTTTCGTCTATTTTTAATGTTTTTAAAAGGTGCGCCTATAAGCGATTCTTTAAAACAAAAACAAACTATCTCAGATTAA
- a CDS encoding lipopolysaccharide kinase InaA family protein: MGQTLVIAEKYKSHKETIKHALENFDSYKEILGAAERNIIKIVAIGNENHTIKSFKVPNVINQVVYRFFRKSKAQRSFEYATKLLQLGLKTPHPVAYLLEHTPFLFKKSYYVSELVECDLTFRELTTDFQIPDHEAILRAFTRFTYKLHENGVNFLDHSPGNTLIKRTKDEYEFYLVDLNRMEFGKMDFETRVKNFAKLTIHKSMIETMSNEYAKCSGEDETRIFNLMWQSTVDFQEQFYKKIRLKKRIFFWKKKYKSRPSHSPIN; this comes from the coding sequence GTGGGCCAAACTTTAGTTATAGCTGAAAAATATAAGTCTCATAAAGAAACCATAAAACATGCTTTGGAAAACTTTGATTCTTATAAAGAAATCTTAGGAGCAGCAGAACGTAATATAATTAAAATTGTTGCTATAGGTAACGAAAATCATACAATAAAATCATTTAAAGTTCCTAATGTAATTAATCAAGTTGTTTATCGGTTTTTTAGAAAGTCTAAAGCGCAACGTTCGTTTGAGTATGCAACTAAATTATTGCAGTTGGGCTTAAAAACACCCCATCCGGTGGCTTATTTATTGGAACATACTCCATTTTTATTCAAAAAAAGTTATTACGTAAGTGAATTGGTAGAATGCGATTTAACCTTTAGGGAGCTTACTACAGATTTTCAAATTCCCGACCACGAAGCTATTTTGAGGGCATTTACCAGATTCACTTATAAACTGCACGAAAATGGCGTGAACTTTTTAGACCACTCGCCAGGGAATACTTTGATAAAGCGAACAAAAGATGAATACGAATTTTATTTGGTAGATTTAAACCGTATGGAGTTTGGTAAAATGGATTTCGAAACGCGTGTTAAGAATTTCGCAAAACTTACCATCCACAAATCGATGATAGAAACAATGAGCAATGAATATGCTAAATGCTCGGGAGAAGATGAAACACGTATTTTCAATTTAATGTGGCAATCTACGGTCGATTTTCAAGAGCAGTTTTATAAAAAAATAAGATTGAAGAAGCGAATTTTCTTTTGGAAGAAAAAGTATAAATCGAGACCAAGTCACTCGCCTATAAATTAA